CTTGAACCGTTCTCCTGTTGCTCGCGAAAAATGACGAAAGCTTGTTTTGAATTAGAGCTCTGGCGTGACTGTGCGCAGCGCGTTACAATACTGagatctgattggtcaatcgctgttatttataatttgttaattatcatacagagaattttaaaatttcGTTTCCATAAGTTTTACATAATACGTAACACTGTTAATCTAAAGGGGATGGTAAGGGgatggtgtatatatatatatatatatatatatatatatatatatatataaacatttactacAGAATGAAATAAAGAATGAATTATCTGTTTTAAGcataattttttaaacataatttctgttcaaacacattttggatactttttttatatgaataattaatatatatagcctatatatatatatatatatatatatatatatattttttttttacacacacacacacacacacatacattacattataattaataaccCCTGCAGTATTTTCACAGACCCTCATTGGTGTACATAGTAAATTCTTGCAAATAAACTCTTGAATCTTGTGGTTACCATCTAGATCAGTCATCTTTGTCCTGCTGTTCTCAATGGTTGCTTCTGCATTGTGGAAACCTTTACTCACTCTCTTTATTGTTTCAGTCACAGTTTCTCTGAGATTTGCTATGTCAGATCAAAGACTCCTGGACCACTGCACAGCTCACGATTTGAAGCAGAACTTCTGAGGAACTGAAGGTCTCATAAAGGGAATCCCTAAGAGAGGTACTGCATGTAGACCCTTGGTCTAGTTGTGACAGCACAGCTCTGATCAAATGAAAGCTTCACGCGGTCTTTATCTGTTCCTGTTGCAGAGCGTCCCTCTTTGACACCCAACGCCTGACTGCGCATAAGTGGAGGGGagcagagagagggaggagagaagagaaaaacagcagGAGGAGGGTGAAATCTAGCCAGACTATGTTGAGGAGCCACAGGCTGCGCACAGCACATTGCTCTGGAGTTTGAGAGGATGAAAGGAGGAAGATCGAGATTATTGCTGCAGAGATTTCAGAGGTGAGGGCAAGTGGAAACTTATTGATGTCTTTGGTGTCAATACTGGGAAGAAGATGAGAATAGAGTGATTTTAATCTACAGGCACCACAGGTCTGCTACTGTGGAGGAGTGCCGCGCTTCTAATCCTTCAGAAAAGAGGTCATTTTCTTCTGCATAAACTTACTTTTAAATACTTTACCTTTTACAACCCACGTCGATTTATGTGGGAGGAAGAGATCTGAGGACTGGATCGGATTTGAGACTTTGGGGCTTCAAAGACATCTTCTGCTGAAATTTTTCTGAGAAAAACATGCATATGTAAACCAGACGCACACTTACTGTTCAACGCAATCTGGAGTGATGAACCTCATAGGAGAAGCATGTCAGCTGTAGTCTCGTATGCGGCGCTCTGAGGAATAATGACGGGAAGAAATTCTCTTCTGgcataaaatgagaaatttttcACAGCTGATCAATTCTGATCCACTCTTTCGGAGAGCATGTGGCTTATTTCACCTTTCCCTCTCGCTTTTGAAGCCGTGAGACTCCTCTTTGGAAAATAAGAGCCGGTGGTTGTGCTTACAGACTGAGAGATCTGAAATATTTAAGAGACTGGCTGTTAAAGATGCAATTAACGATTAATGAAAACCGAAGCGTCTGCGATCAGTATGCACAGGTTGCCTACATTCACTCTGAGGACTGTGGGAGTGAGTTAAGGCGAGAGGACTAATGACTGACAGCGGTACCAGGTTTGCTGTGTGGTACCCTGGAGTGCATCCTGTGCATTAGGTTGTTTTCAGCCTTGGGCTGAATTTAGAAACAGCAAGTTTGGCTCAatcttgatctttttttttttgcctcctCATTAGCTCGTCCTCCCATCACGCCTCATTTTGAGGAACAGGTTGCTGTGCTATTAAGCAGATTTAGATTAACTACCGTTTCCAGGACTGCTGTTCCTTTGGGATGAACAGTTAAGCAACTCATATGGGTCTAGAAAAATTGGTTTGATTGAACATTCCACCACCCATCGTTATTACCTTGTTCCTCATAATCAACATGGCCCCACCACCCCCTTCCAACAAGCCACACGTTTGCCTTTCGTGTGTTCTTATCATGAGTAGCATGGCGCTGCTGGACGCCTACCTTGTGGAGCAGAATCAAGGTCCGCGGAAGGTAGGCGTCTGCATCATGGTGATGGTAGGCGACGTGTGCTTCCTCATCGTTCTGCGGTACATTGCAGTATGGGTTGGTGCCGAGGTACGGACTGCTAAACGCGGCTACGCCATGATCCTCTGGTTCTTCTACGTCTTTGTGCTCGAGATCAAGGTCTACTTCGTCTACCAGAACTACAAGGCGGAAGGCGAGAGAGCGGAAGCTCTTACCTGCAAGGCTTTCACGGTGCTGCTTTCCGTGTTCGTGCCGGGACTTTATGTTACGCTGGCGGCCATCGACCACATGGAATACGTTCGGCCACTCAAGAAGAGGGAGGAGCTGAGGAGTCGACTGTTCTGGGTTGTGGTAGATCTTCTTGACATCTTGGACATTCAGGCCAGCCTATGGGAGCCTCAGAGAAAAGGGCTCCCCCTGTGGGTGGAGGGCCTTACTTTTTTCTACTGCTACATACTACTTCTGATACTGCCGTGTGTGTCGCTAAGTGAAATAAGCATGCAAGGTGTAAACATTGTGCCGCACAAGATGTTGTTGTATCCCATTCTCAGTTTGGTCGCCATCAACATTATTACGATTTTTATACGGGGAGGGAATATGGTGTTTTATAGGGATGTCCGTGTGTCTGGAATACTCATGGGTAAGAACGTCCTCGCCATTGTCCTGAAGATGTGCAGCTTCGTGCAGTACCGGAGACACCTGCAGGAGGCGCCGACACCTGCTCTCGCTCCGGAACTACAGAGGGACGCAGTGCCACAAAGTTCTCGAAGGGCAGTGCCAGTTGCAATGCCAATGTCTGTCACCATGCCAACTCCGCAGGTAGTCATACAAGATCTCACCACACTTCCAGAAGAGCCCGAACTTGAGGAAACATGACAAAAGGCAGAGTTACAAGAGTTTGCATTGAAGATTTTTGGACAACGCACAACAGGAACTGCTTTGAGATTTTTGTTCTAATGTTAATCTGGGTGTACACTGTAtgatttttactgtactttaccattgtttcttatcACGTTGTATGACATGATATTAATGAGACTGTGTAGCCCATACCACAGACATTTAGCTAGCCTTTGGTCGAAATTGACTGCATTAGGCATCTTGAGTcgccacactgtaaaaaaaaattcttaatcattattttcatcttgttttccagtagaaatgtctaaacattcttaaaagaAGATAAATTTACACTTAAACAAAATTGTGTAGGCTAATAAGAATACTTATATTTTTATCTTACCACATTGGTAAATAACTTTTTCTTGTttgaaacataataataataataataaaaaaaatatttatgtgttgtttcactgaaagataagaaaaaaaaatactgattaagaaaaaaaatcagtgcagTCCGCATATTCTTCACATTTCAGttcac
The DNA window shown above is from Ctenopharyngodon idella isolate HZGC_01 chromosome 10, HZGC01, whole genome shotgun sequence and carries:
- the tmem264 gene encoding transmembrane protein 264, which translates into the protein MAPPPPSNKPHVCLSCVLIMSSMALLDAYLVEQNQGPRKVGVCIMVMVGDVCFLIVLRYIAVWVGAEVRTAKRGYAMILWFFYVFVLEIKVYFVYQNYKAEGERAEALTCKAFTVLLSVFVPGLYVTLAAIDHMEYVRPLKKREELRSRLFWVVVDLLDILDIQASLWEPQRKGLPLWVEGLTFFYCYILLLILPCVSLSEISMQGVNIVPHKMLLYPILSLVAINIITIFIRGGNMVFYRDVRVSGILMGKNVLAIVLKMCSFVQYRRHLQEAPTPALAPELQRDAVPQSSRRAVPVAMPMSVTMPTPQVVIQDLTTLPEEPELEET